The sequence below is a genomic window from Chloroflexota bacterium.
GTACACGAGGCCAGCGAGGTGCTCAGTCTTGGCACTTCGAGGACTCGACGACTTCTAGCCTACTTGGCCGAGCGGGGCTGGCTCGTTCGCGTACACCACGGCCTGTACGCGCAAACTAGCATCGAAGCGGCCGAGCCGAGCGAGTGGCGCCACGATCCCTGGATAGTCGCAGCCAAGATCCTTGGACCGACTTACTATTTCGGGGGCTGGAGCGCCTGTGAGCACTGGGACCTCACAGAGCAAGTGTTTCGGACTTCCGTGGTCTTCACCACTCGTCGCGTGCGAAGCACGGATACCGAGATCCACGGCTTCCCAATCCGGATACGGCGCACGGCTCTCGACAAGATGTTCGGCCTGCGCTCGGTATGGCGCGAGCAGAGCAAGTTGAACCTGTCCGATCCCGCCCGGACAGTGATTGACATTCTTGACAGCCCGGAACTGGGAGGCGGCATCCGACATGTTGCCGATGTCGTTTCGACGTACTTCGACGGTGACCATCGCAATGACGCACTCCTCGCCAACTATCTTCAGCAGATTGGAAACCGATCGATCCACAAGCGACTTGGCTACCTGATCGAAGCTCTCGATGTGTGTGCCCCTGAGCTTCGACGGGCGTGTGTAGAGGACATGAGTGCGGGTGTCAGTCTTCTCGACCCAAGCCTGCCAAACCGTGGTTCGGTAGACCGACGGTGGAATCTACGAGTGAATGCCAAAGGCCTCTCGACAAACACGGACCGTTGATCACCAAGGCAGACATCAATACAAGAGTTCAAGAGTGGGGCCTCCGCGAGGACGTAGTCGAGAAGGACTACGTGATTGGCTGGACGCTTTGGGGTATTGGCTCGCATCCGCAGCTGTCGATGGCATGGGCATTCAAGGGCGGGACGTGCCTAAAGAAGTGCTTTATCGAGACCTACAGATTCTCGGAAGATCTCGACTTCACGGTTTTGCCAGAAGGACCGGCCAATCCTGATCAACTCCTGCCAATCTTGCAGCAGGTCTTCGAGAGCATCTACGCAGAGTCCGGGATCGACTTCCGGCAGCGCGATCCAGTTCTGCGGGTGCGGCCGAATGGTGAGTCCGTTGAAGGCCGCATCTACTACCAGGGCCCTCGGGGCGCACCCGGGTATGCCAGCATCAAGCTTGATCTCACTACAGCAGAAGAGGTAGTGCGCCCCACCGTGCTACGGCCCATCGGGCACCAATACCCTGACTCGCTTCCGCCACCTGCGACAGTGCGGTGCTATGGCTTTGAAGAGGTCTTTGCTGAAAAGCTCCGGGCCATGGGCGAACGCTGCCGTCCGCGCGATCTATATGACATCGTCACCCTATTCCGACGGCGTGACTTTCGGCCCTTCGCGGACCTCGTCCAGGCAGTTTATGTCGAGAAGTGCAAGTCAAAGGGAATCCGCGTCTTTCGAATCGACGATCTCCAATCTTCGCCATTCTTGGAGGAACTGAAGAGTGAGTGGGTGAACATGCTCGCTCATCAACTCCCGGCAATGCCGCCGTTCGCTGATTTCTGGAATGAGTTGCCTCGCTTGTTCAAGTGGCTCAGCGGAGAATCCGAGCCAGACCACCTATCACCGATAGCAGTCAGCAACGATACAGACGAGGACTGGAGTCCACCACCTACTTCATATGTTTGGGGCCAAGGCATTCCCTTGGAACCCGTGCGTTTCGCCGCAGCCAATCACCTCTGCGTTGACCTCCACTATCAGGGCACTGTCCGCCGAATCGAGCCCTACAGCCTGCGCAAAACTCGCGCGGGGAATCTGCTCCTCTATGCCGTGAGATCCGCAAGCGGCCAGATTCGCGCCTATCGCGTAGACCGGATTTCGGGGGTTGAGGTTACCAGTGTCCCGTTCCGCCCAAGATTCGTCGTCGAATTCACAGATTCTGGCGAACTGACGGGACCACAAGTCCGGCGGACCGGACGGCGACTTGGGATCAGTCCTCGAGCCAGACGGCGATCCAGCAGACCGCGACATGTGTACATCTTGGAGTGTCCTAGCTGCGGAAAGAGATTCAGACGCCTCAAATACTCCTTGAACTTACGACCCCACAAGGAGCCTCGAGGCGACTACCGCTGCTACGCGCGTTCTGGGTTCTTGGTCGAGCGTCGGTACGAATAGCGGCTGCCTCGATCCCATTCGTTGCAGAGCCGGCTGAAATGGGGCCGGCCCTTTTCCCAAAGGCACAGAAGCGACCTGGAATCCTTGTATGTTCCGCGAGACTAGGACTATCCACGGTGACAGTAAACGGGCCGGGGCAGCCCGATCCTCTCTTGGTCGTCAGAGACCGCAATTGAGCAGGGCCGTCCCACCCCAGCCGCTGACGCAGAGCCTCCACAGTTGCCGGGGCCGTCAGCAAAAGCCCGAATCTGCAAGGCAGGGCATGTGGCCAGCGTGGCTGGCGGGCACCCAATGGCGCCATCAGCGGACTTAGCGGTTGGGATCGATGTGGCCAAGGCCCAATTGGACATCGCGGGCGAGCCAAGGGGCGCGATCTGCCGGTGCCGGGCGCGCGGGGCCGCATGCGGCGCTTGCAGGGGCAGCTTTCGGCGCTGCGGCGCACCCGCATCGTGATGGAAGCCAGCGGCGGCTACGAGCGGATCGTGGTGGCCACCCCTGAATCGGTACAGCGATGCCCGGCGGAGCCGCCGCAGTTCCTGGGGCGGGCAGGCCCTGGTCCGTACCGCGCTCTGCATGGCCGCGCTGACCGCCATCCGCGTCAACCCCCGTCTTGGCGACTACTACCAGCGCGCCATAGCCGCTGGCAAGTCGCCCAGGTTTAGCCCCGCCGTCTGCGTTGACAAGCTCCTCGTCCCCTGCAACGCACTCTGCCACAAGCAGACTACGTGAGGCCTCGCCATGGTCCAACTGTCAACGTCCAAACAAAGGTGCTTCTATGTCTATCGGCAGTTATGTCCATGCCACCAGCCGAAGTACTTTAACCACCGACCAAATGCATCTACTTATAGGTTGGCATGGTCGGATGGCAGTCGTCAAGGATGAAGTGCAATAGAGATATCAGAGTTAGGCAGTCGACCGCATCCTCAATATTCCGATGCCACTTTATCTTGGGAGTATGCGACATCGGGTTGCGAAAGAATCTAGTACAACCGCTCAAGAGATCGAGGAAGCCATCATGCTCATTCTTTTGGCTGACAGTCACAAGAGTGTTGAAAGCCAGAGTAGAATATCCCCCTTGACTTTGCGATGGACGTTCAAAGGTCTTCCTCATCAATGCCAGGCCATCAGCGCTGTATCCGGTCTGTTCACGAATACGTTCTGCCAGCCCTTTGTATGCTTCTACAACGGCGTGGAAATAGTTTTCCTCCATATACTCTGCCTTGCAGTATCTTCGGACTTCATGGTGGATTCGTCGGAACCTCAGCTTGTTTTCTAACGCCGCAGCCCTTCGTTCAGCCTCCGACAATGTGCGAGTTGGATCAACATTGTGAAACTGTCCATCGTCCCTGTATTCCACTCCGCAGAAACGGAGGATGCGATTCAATCCAGCGCAGAAATCTCGGAATCCTTCAGGATTTTCAGAATAGATCACGGGTTCGTTGAGTAACTTGATCAATTGCAACACACCGCTGTTGCCGCTCCGGTTGAACTGAAAGCGCAAGGCATGGCGGAGTCTGTCCCTCTTCGATGGCTTAATCACACTATAATGGATGCTACGCTGCATCCCCATCGACCTGTAATAGTCTTCTTCCTCTTCGGACCGTTTCAGGATTGTCTCCTCAATTCCAAGTTCAGCAAATCTGCGGTCTAGCACCTTATGTGTGTCGCGATCGCTAACCAGATAGTCCGCCAACTCATCCAGTGCTACCGACGTGAAGGAATGTGTGGCCATGCTCCTGCGATCCCCTTCCTTTCCTCGTCTATTGTGTGATGCCCCGTTATCCGCTGTGATTCAGAGCCACGCGCCAGCTGCGGCTATCGAGGCATTGATGCAAGTATGTGCAGTAGGTGAACGGACGTAGACACAAGCTCCGCTACAAGCGAGGCGTCTTTCGCTGTAGCCCTACGATCATGCAGAACTGCGCTCGTAGCTTTGACAACCCCGCGGACCGCTCTCCGCAGGGCCTCGTTTCCTCCGCCCGCAAGTGTCGCCCCGATGTATGCGTCGAGTAAACGGGCAGCGTCAGTCTTGCTCGGTACCTTGCCATCTTCGCCGGCGGCTTCGGCCGGATCAATGACGGCCTGAGCGAGCGAGATCATCACCTCCCGGCCAAGGTGACCGACCGCCTGATAGCCTTCCTCCGACGTGGCGCGAGCGAGTTGCTCACGCATCTCCCTGACCTGTCGATCCACTTTTTCCCACAAAGTTGGCTCGGGATCCGCACGGATTAGGCTAACTGGCCTGGCACCGTATGCTGGTTTGCCGGAAATTCGGTCAGTTTCGACGAGGTGAAAGCCATCCCGCTCGAGCGAGCGGTTTATGGCGGCCACTAAAGCAAGCGCCTCCGTTTCGTCAGGCACTACCAACGGATGGACCACCGCTTCAAGGAACCTCAGGAAGTCGTCGTCCGGTCCACCTGTCAGATTCAGCCGCTCCAAGAGAAGGTGCGAATCGTCCCAGTCACGAAAGCCCATGTGCGTCGCGATATCGGTGGTGGCCGTCCTAAACCGACTATCTTCGGACGGCATTTCATCGAGAGGCCAGACACGCTTCAGAAAGTCCATGTAGTCGAGTCTCCCGTGGAAGGAGGCATCACGCAGGACGAGCATGTCGACAATGTCCCTCCTCGTGCCCTCCCGGATCGCGTCTTGGTGCACTTCCAACTACAACTCCCTTCCAGTCACGAATTCCGGGCCTCCCGAATTCTGAATGTCGCGCTTACCTGCGGCGAGGCGAATGGACCGACTGTTCTGGCAGTCTGCCCTGTCCACATCAGATGGAGTGAAGATGGCCTTTTGACGGGATGTAGACGACTGCACGCCAAGGCCCCGCTGAGCCCGCAGGCGACCAAAGTGTGAATCGCATGCGTTACAGCGATGAACCCCGCCGGCGCCCAGTCCGCTTCCACCGTCGCTTGAGTCCGACCGCGAGATATGCGGGTGCCCTCGATTGCGTGCCCACCTCTCGAGCATTTCTACCACCTGTGCGAGACCATACGGTTTCAGCTGGCCACGGTTTCCAATACTTCTTCTAGCGTGCCGCGCGAAACGCGGTCGTCGTCCCAGTTGGCACCGAATATTGTCGTTCAGCGACGCCGGGAATTGTGGAGAGTCGATCAGCCAATCGAGGGGGCCACACGGCACTGACCAGACGCGCCTATGCGGGAGAACGCGGGCCTATGCGAGCAGTTTGGCAAGGTGAAGGGAGCCAGCTGCCAATCACCAGAGCCCATGTCGTGGAGGTCCTCATGTACGGCGTGGAAGGAGTTGCAGGTCTTCGCGTCGTCTTAGAAGAATCGCGGGAAGAACTGCCGGGTTTGAGCGACGCCAAACCTGTTACGGCATCGAGGCCGATTTACAGGCCGTTGCCCCCTTCTAGGAGCAATGGCATGGAAATTCTACGTTATTTCGCGGAGAATTCCGCCTGTGCCAGTGCCAGGAACTCCCGGGTAACAGCCTCAACCGCGGGTCGCCGATAGGCGGCCCATAGATGCTGGCGACTGCGCGGGCCCAGACGCGCAGCAATTGCGGTCATTGGGTGGCCCTCACAATAGAGCTTCAGTGCCAGGACCTGCCGTGGCGTCAGCGCGGCTGAGGCCCGATCGATCGCCTGCTGGAGGAGCGCTCGCGCCGCATGCACATCGGCGAAGGCGCTTCGTCCAAAGCGCTGGCGTGCCAGGCGTCTCACCCCAGGAAGACCTACCAGCGCCGAATCAAGTAGGCGATAGCCGTCCGCGCGGTGGCGCAAATCATCGTCGACCCACCGGTAGTACGCCGCAAACGACCGGCGCCCGCGGCGCGGCGTGCGGTGCACTTGCCGCCGCCCGGAGATTGGCATGGCATCGGCGGCCTGCGGAATCTGATTCCTCCTAGCGCACGGGCGGTTTGCACTCAGGGTGCCAAGCCAAGGATCCCGAAGGAAGGCAGGATTCCGGAAGAACGGACTGTCGACTTGCACTGAATATGCCGCTTTGCAGATGCAGTCACCGATTTCGACCAGATCCCAAAGGGTTACCGCAAAACCTCAATCCTCTTTGCACACGTGAGTCTCCGCCAGGCCAGTGACGGGACTGATCGCCGAGTCGAAGTCAACGGTCACCGGCTGGAAGACCAGAAGGACAGAGCGGCCACAGGACGGGACACAACTCACTAGACTCGATCTCGCTACAAGCAAGGATGTCGATTCTCGGCTAAAGCAAGTTTCTTGCCGACTGCCCCTCAACAGGTTGCGTGCTTCGGTACGCGGCCGCGGCCCATTCTTGAAAGTTGCCGACTTTCCCGGACTCACTTATCAGTTAAGGGTCGACGAGCATGCCGGCGACGCTGAGATGCTGGATCTAAGCAGAGGACTGTCCCTTGGCAGCTAAGCACACGAACGACGCATTTCCAGTCGCTGACCACTCCTGAAGATGTAACATAGAGGGCCGTTCAAGAGTCCGCTTCAGGACTTTTCTTCCCAAGTCGTCGATATGCAAATCACCGTAGTTGAATGTGATTGGGGAGGTTCCAGAACTACCGACATTGGAGCTTTGTTGGCGGATGTCGCATGTCACCTTTTTCGACCATTCAGGATCTTACCAACAGGAAGTATCCTCGTAGAGGCAACGAACTGTCCGGACGACAGTCCCAAAGTCCTCTTCCGTTCTTCTACGAGAGATCCCTTCCGAATCCAGCTTTCAGCGCGGGGCACACACTGGAGCCAATTCGCATTTCAGTTCTCGCACGAACTCTGCCACGTCCTTTCTGACTACGAGCGACTACGAGTTAGTCAAAACCGATGGTTTCACGAGTCGCTTTGTGAACTGGCTTCGATTTTCACCATTCGTCGTATGGCTGAAATATGGCCCGTGCGGCCCCCGTTTCCGAATTGGGCCGGGTACGCCAATTCTCTCACCAGTTACGCTGCGGATCGCGTCGCTATAGCGAAAAGACAAGTTCCCGCGGGAGTGGCCCTTTCGACATGGATACAGTCAGAGGAGGAAAGTCTACGCGCCAACTGTATTCAAAGGCACAAGAATCTGGCGGTCGCATACTCCCTGTTGCCGATCTTCGAACGTGAACCTGCCGTCTGGAATGCGATCCGCCGACTGCCGGAATCTTCGGCAATGTTCAAAGAATACTTGCTCGAATGGTTCGAGAGCGTCGAGCCTACTGACAAGCCGATGTTGTCGCTTGTCTTGGACGCTTTGAATTTGCCAGATTATGCGCTCTCACCAAAAGCAGTCGATGCGTTGATTCGAGCGGCAGAATAAAGTCACTATCACCAATTGCTGACTTGCAGTTCCCGGGGAAATCGCAGACCGGGGTCGTTCAGTTGTTGTCCCATTGGACCGCCCCGCGGAACCCGAATAATCTGTCCATGCACTTAGAAGAACCGCGGGAAAAACTGCCGCGTTTGAGCGACGCCAAACCTGTTACGGCATCGAGGCCGATTTACAGGCCGTTGCCCCCTTCTTGGAGCAATGGCATGGAAATTCTACGTTATTTCGAGGGGAATTCCGCCTGTGCCAGTGCCAGGAACTCGCGGGTCATAGCCTCAACCGCGGGTCGCCGGTACGCGGCCCAGAGATGCTGGCGGCTCCGAAGTCCCACGCGCGCCGCAATGGCGGCCATCGGTTGGCCCTCGCAATAGAGCTGCAGAGCCAACACTTGCCGCGGCGTCAGGACCGCCGATGCGTGCACCGTCGCTTGCTGGAGGAGCGCACGAGCCGCATGAACGTCGGCGAAGGCGCTTCGTGGGAAGCGCTGGCGTGCCAGGCGTCTCACTCCGGGAAGGCCAACGAGGGCCAAATCGAGCAAAAGATAGCCGTCCGCGCGATGGCGCAAGGCATCGTCGACTCAGCGGTAGTACGCAGCAAATGACCGCCGGCCGCGACGTGCCGCATGGCGGGCATGCCGCCATCGTGCAGTTGGTATCGCAGCGGTCTCGGGCATCCGCCGACTCCGGTGAAACGAGAAGAATGGCCTCAGGATGCCGACGCAGCGCTCCAGCGGAAAGGAAGGATTCCATTAGGTCGGGGGACGGGACGTCGCCGGCTATCCCCTCGATGAGCGCAGTCTTCGGACTTCGATCCCGCTCCAACGTCGAGACTTACCCTGCCGGTCCCTGGTAAAGCGACAGCCAGCGTCCGCCATCTGTGATTGCGGATTGGCGGGTGGCAACCAGAGATAGACAAGTCCCTCACTAGGTGCAGACTCTGAGGACGTGCCACGCTGAGCCATACGTTGCACTGCCCGGGGCAGTCAATCCCCACATCCTGGAACCACGACGCTCCTCCTTCCGCCCATCCGTGGACTGTCAAGGCCCGCCGCGTCCCAACGCCGGCGGGCCACGAACCACCATGCGGTGTCACTCTCGCCGGCGGCTCGAATCCCCTGACAACGAAGCCTGACGCCCCGAGCAACGTCCCACCGCTCGGGCGTCTTGACACCGTCGACGCGCACGACCTCCCAGCGCGTCGTCGTCCTACTCGTGACGCGGACGACCTTCTGGCGTCCGGTCGCACTAGTCAGTGCCGCAGGCCCGCGTAAATTGCTTGCTGCGCGGGATATGCGGTACCCCCAGCATGCAGCTTCGGTCGAGGATGGCTATCCAGGATTCCGCTACTCACGAGCATTCCGCGAATGACCGAAAGCGCCGCCGACCGACACGTGAACGCCGCCGATGGTCGGTACGGCGGCGCAGTTGGAGGCGTGATGCAGGCCCAGCCGGCACGATGCGGGTCCACCGGTCATGGAGTCATACACGTCCCGGTCACAGCCACAGGGCTCCGCCGCACGTCGAAGAGCTCGCACCGTGTGTCCTCGTCCCAGGCTACGGTTGAGAGCGGGACACGCCGGCGGTGCTGACGGCACCAGCCGAGCCGATGCCCAGGTCAGACCTGCTCGGCGACGAGACTCGACCGGCGCGAGGGTCGGCCGCCTGATTCCGGGGCTGTCCGGCGCCCGACGCAGGCGTGCCAGCCGCAGTGATGCGACAGGGATACCTGCGGGTGGCGCAAGTTTGGCGCGAGTTGTGGCGCAAGTTCTGACGCAAGCTCAGTCCGCGCCGCCTGCCAGAACGTATTCCACGCGGTTCGTGCGTCCCCGGCGCCGCAGCACGACCTTGTTGGACGAG
It includes:
- a CDS encoding TIGR02391 family protein produces the protein MATHSFTSVALDELADYLVSDRDTHKVLDRRFAELGIEETILKRSEEEEDYYRSMGMQRSIHYSVIKPSKRDRLRHALRFQFNRSGNSGVLQLIKLLNEPVIYSENPEGFRDFCAGLNRILRFCGVEYRDDGQFHNVDPTRTLSEAERRAAALENKLRFRRIHHEVRRYCKAEYMEENYFHAVVEAYKGLAERIREQTGYSADGLALMRKTFERPSQSQGGYSTLAFNTLVTVSQKNEHDGFLDLLSGCTRFFRNPMSHTPKIKWHRNIEDAVDCLTLISLLHFILDDCHPTMPTYK
- a CDS encoding type IV toxin-antitoxin system AbiEi family antitoxin domain-containing protein gives rise to the protein MEISRQTPKGITERNRLLLGSIYRNLSGPFSVHEASEVLSLGTSRTRRLLAYLAERGWLVRVHHGLYAQTSIEAAEPSEWRHDPWIVAAKILGPTYYFGGWSACEHWDLTEQVFRTSVVFTTRRVRSTDTEIHGFPIRIRRTALDKMFGLRSVWREQSKLNLSDPARTVIDILDSPELGGGIRHVADVVSTYFDGDHRNDALLANYLQQIGNRSIHKRLGYLIEALDVCAPELRRACVEDMSAGVSLLDPSLPNRGSVDRRWNLRVNAKGLSTNTDR
- a CDS encoding nucleotidyl transferase AbiEii/AbiGii toxin family protein, with translation MIGWTLWGIGSHPQLSMAWAFKGGTCLKKCFIETYRFSEDLDFTVLPEGPANPDQLLPILQQVFESIYAESGIDFRQRDPVLRVRPNGESVEGRIYYQGPRGAPGYASIKLDLTTAEEVVRPTVLRPIGHQYPDSLPPPATVRCYGFEEVFAEKLRAMGERCRPRDLYDIVTLFRRRDFRPFADLVQAVYVEKCKSKGIRVFRIDDLQSSPFLEELKSEWVNMLAHQLPAMPPFADFWNELPRLFKWLSGESEPDHLSPIAVSNDTDEDWSPPPTSYVWGQGIPLEPVRFAAANHLCVDLHYQGTVRRIEPYSLRKTRAGNLLLYAVRSASGQIRAYRVDRISGVEVTSVPFRPRFVVEFTDSGELTGPQVRRTGRRLGISPRARRRSSRPRHVYILECPSCGKRFRRLKYSLNLRPHKEPRGDYRCYARSGFLVERRYE